A region of the Amycolatopsis sp. cg13 genome:
CGACTAGCCCGACACTTGCCGTGCGGCTAGTCACATCCTAGCCGATCGGCTTGGCAGCTCCTTGCCGAACGGCTAGCTTCGAAAGGGCGATTCCAGTGCGGAGAGCCCGCTTCTTCGGGCGCGAAACGGAGATGACTCGTGGCACCCTTCCTGTACCGGCTCGGCAGGCTGTCGTTCCGCCGCCGGGCCCTCGTGGCGGCGGTCTGGGCGCTTGTCCTCATGGCGTTGGGCGCGGGCGCGCTCACGCTGTCGGGCAAGCTGTCGGATTCGGTGACCATTCCCGGCACCGAATCGCAGCAGGCGATCGACCGGCTGGCCGAACACTTCCCGCAGGCCGCGGCGGGCGGCGGCACCGCGCGCGTCGCGATCGCCGCGCCGGACGGGCAGAAGATCACCGACCCGGCGGGCCAGGCGGCCGTCGAGGGCGTGGTCGGCAAGCTGAAGTCCGCGCCGAAGGTAGCCGGGGTCGTCGACCCGTTCCAGGCGAAGTCGGTGTCTCCGGACGGCCGGGTCGCGCTCGCGCAGGTGAGCTACCAGGTCAAGGGCTTCGAACTCAGCGACAGCGACCGCCAGGCGCTGCTGGCGACCGGCGATCACGCGAAGCAGTTGGGATATCAGGTCGAGTACGGCGGCGACGCCGTGCAGGGCATCCCGGCGACCGGGGCCACCGAGGGACTCGGCGTCGCGGTCGCGGCGGTCGTCCTGATCATCACTTTCGGTTCGCTGCTGGCCGCCGGGATTCCGTTGCTGACCGCGTTGATCGGGGTCGGCGTCGGGATGGCGGGCATCATGCTGGCGTCGGGTTCGATGGAGCTGAACTCCAATACTCCGGTGCTGGCGTTGATGATCGGGCTCGCGGTCGGCATCGACTACGCGCTCTTCATCGTCTCCCGTTACCGGCACGAACTGGCCGAGGGCCGCGAACCTGAGGAAGCCGCCGGTCGGGCTGTCGGCACCGCGGGTTCTGCCGTGGTGTTCGCCGGGCTCACCGTGATCATCGCGCTCGCCGGGCTCACTGTCGTGGGCATTCCGTTCCTGGGCCAGATGGGCGTTGCCGCTGCGGCGACTGTCGTGGTGGCCGTGCTGATCGCGCTGACGCTGCTGCCCGCCGTGCTCGGTTTCGCTGGCGCTCGCGTCGGTAGCAACAAGATCCGCGTACGCCGTCGCACCGAGGGCCCGACGCACGGCGAACGCTGGGCGCGTTTCGTTGCGCGGCACCGGGTTCCGGTCCTGCTGGCTGCTCTGGTGGGTCTGGCGGTCGTCGCGATTCCCGCGCTGAGCATGCAGCTCGGCCTGCCCAACGACTCGACTGCCGCGCCGGACACCACGCAGCGCAAGGCGTACGACCTGGTCAGCAAGGGCTTCGGCGAGGGCGCGAACGGGCCGCTGCTGGTCGTCGTCGACACTGGCCCGAACCACAATCCCGAGGCGCTGAAGCAGGCCGCCGCGGACATCGGCAAGCTGCCGGACGTCGCCGCGGTGACGCCGCCGAAGGTCAACCCGGCCGGGGACACCGCCGTGCTCACCGTGATCCCGAAGAGCGGTCCGAGCAGCACGCAGACCGAGGACCTCGTGTCGGCGATCCGCGCGCAATCCGCGCCGCTGCAGGAAAACACCGGCGGCAGCCTCGCGGTGACCGGCCAGACCGCGGCCAACATCGACGTGTCGCAGAAGCTGTCCGACGCGATGCTGCCCTATCTCGCGCTGATCGTCGGGCTGGCGTTCCTGTTGCTGATGCTGGTGTTCCGGTCGGTCGTGGTGCCGCTGAAGGCGACGCTCGGGTTCCTCGGCTCGGTGGTCGCGACGTTCGGCGCGGTCGTCGCGGTGTTCCAGTGGGGCTGGCTCACCGACCTGCTCGGCGTCGCCTCGACCGGCCCGATCATGAGCATGCTGCCGATCCTGCTCATCGGCGTCCTGTTCGGACTCGCCATGGACTACCAGGTGTTCCTGGTGACCCGGATGCGCGAGGAACACGTGCACGGGGCCGAACCGCAGGAAGCGATGGTGACCGGGTTCCGGCACGGCGCGCGGGTCGTCGTGGCGGCCGCGCTGATCATGATCTCGGTGTTCGCCGGGTTCGTGCTGGCCGAGTCGACGCTGATCCAGTCGATCGGGTTCGCGCTGGCCTTCGGGGTGCTGGTGGACGCGTTCGTAATCCGGATGACCATCGTGCCCGCGGTGATGTCCCTGCTCGGCCGCGGCGCGTGGTGGCTGCCGAAGTGGCTGGACCGGATCCTGCCGAACGTCGACGTCGAGGGCGAGGGCCTGGTCCGCGAGCTCGGCACCCCCGGCGACGACGAACGCGAACTCACGCGCGTCTGACCTTTTGCCGGATTTTGTCGGTGGTGGTTCGTACCCTGGTTTCATGATCGACGACACGGTGCGGACTTGGGTAGCGGGATGGGCGCTGTCGCGGCAGACACCGCCGCCGGTCGAGAAGCCATGGGGGCTTTTCGTCGAGGTCCCGGACAATCCCGCGGAGGTCGGCAGGCACGTCCTGCCGGTGGCTGAGGAATCGCTGGTCCGCGCAGCCGCGGGCGCGGTCAGCGAACCTCGGACGTGGCTGAAAACGCCCGCCGAACCCGAGACTCTCGAGCCGTGGATGCCGGAGGGCTGGATCGTCGCCCGGCAGGAAACCGGCCATCTGATGGCGACAGATCTGCTGGCGACGAACCCGGTCGCGCCGGAGGGCTACACCGTGACGGCGGAGATCAGCGGAGCCGTCACGTTCCTCCGGGTGCTGGACGCGTCGGGCGAGCAGGCGGCGAAGGGCCAGATGGCGAGGGTCGGCGATGCGGTGATCGTCGACCGGGTGGTGACCGAGGAGACCCACCGGCGACGCGGACTGGGCGGTTTCGTGATGCGCACGCTGGCCGATCGTGCGGTCTCGGACGGTGCGGTGCTTGGCGTTCTCGGGGCCACCGATGCTGGGCGGGCGTTGTACGAGACGTTGGGGTGGAAGAAGCACGCGACATTGGCGGAATGCATTTATCAGCCGTTGGAATCGTAGGTCGTTGGAGAGCTCGCGGTCGTTAGGGGGAAGCTGGGGTTAGTTCGCGGGGAGGGCGGGCATTGGCGGCGGGGAGGGCCCGTGTCAGGCGTGGAGAACCGCGCGTTCGTCGTGGGGAGAGCTCGCGTTGGGCACGGAGATCCGCACGTTCGTCGCGGGGCCATGTCCGCCGCAGGGCCACGTCCGGCGCGTGCAATGTCCGCGTCAGATGTGGAGAACCGCGCGTTAGCCGCCGAGAAAGCCCGGTCAGGTGCGGAGAGCCGCACGTTCGTTGCGTGCAGGGCCCGCGTCAGCCGCGGAGACGCGCACGTTCGCTGTGGGAAGAGCCCGCCACAAGCGCGAAGAGTCGCGGGAAGGCCCGCGTTAGGTGCAGGGGTGCGCGTTAGTCGTAGGGACACGGGCATCCGGTGCGGAACCGTGTCAGTCGCGGAGAAGCGCGGGGCAGGCGCGAGAAGGTCTGGGCCAGTCAGCTGACGAGCCAGGCGATGGCCCCGCCGATCGCCAGCACTGCCGCGATGCCCAGCACCACGGCGAAGAACTTCGCGGTCTTCCACAGCGAGTAGACCCCGCCGGCCAGGAAGCCGCCGAGGGCCAGCAGCAGGACCGCGATCAGCTCTTTGCTCACAGGGGTTAGCGTGCCACATGGCTTTCACCGTGACGGTACTGGGCAGTGCGACGCCGTACCCGCGCCCGGACGCTCCGTGCTCCGGGTATCTGGTGCGCCACGAGGACACCGCGATCTGGCTCGACGCCGGCCCCGGCACCCTCGCTGCCCTGCAGGAACACGTCTCGCCGGCGGAGCTGGACGCGATCTGGATCTCGCATCTGCACGCGGACCACGTCGCGGATCTGTTACCGGCGGTGTACGCACTGTTGTTCGCGGATCTGCGCCTGCGACGCCCGATCCCGCTCTACGGCCCGTCGGGGACCGCGGCGCGGATCTCCGCGTTCCTGAGCAACACCGGCCGCGCGCCGATCGAGGAGGCGTTCGCCGTCCGGGAACTGCACGACGGGCGTCGCACCCGCGTCGGCGGCCTGCAACTGGAGACGGTGGCTGTGTCGCACGGGTTCCCGGCGTTCGGGGTGCGGATCACTGACGGGGAGCGGACTTTCGCGTACTCCGGGGATACCGGCCCGTGCGAAGCGCTGTCGACGTTGGCGGAGGGGACGGATCTGTTCTTGTGCGAGGCGGACAGCATCGAACCGTCCGCGGAACACCTGACTCCGGCAGAAGCAGGCCGCGCGGCTGCCGGAGCCGCACGGCTGGTGCTCACGCATCTCGGCCACACAGTCACCGCCCGCGACGCGGTTCGCCTTGCGGCGGAACACTTTCCCGGGCCAGTGGCCTACGCCGCGCCGCGCACGGTGTTCCGCGTGTAAACCCGCCAATGCCGGAAACTGCGGTCGTGAGGGGAACCCTGAGGGAATCTGATTCCCTCAGGGTTCCCCTCACGGACTTAGCCGTTAAAGCACGCCCTTCGTAGACGGAATCCCGCCAGCCCGAGGATCCGGTTCCGTCGCCGCCCGCAGGGCCCGCGCCACGGCCTTGTACTCCGCTTCCGCGATGTGGTGCGGGTCGCGGCCGTGGATGACCCGGACGTGCAGGGCGATCTGCGCGTGGAACGCCAGCGAGTCGAACACGTGCCGGGTCAGGACGAAGGGGTAGTTGTTGCCGATGGTGAACGTGTTGTACTCCTCCGGCTCCCCCACGTGCACGCAGTACGGGCGGCCGGAGACGTCGATCGCGGCGTGGGCGAGGGTTTCGTCCATCGGGATCCACGCGTCGCCGAAGCGGCGGATGCCGCTCTTGTCGCCCAGGGCCTGACGCAGCGCCTGGCCGAGCACGATCGCGGTGTCTTCGACGGTGTGGTGGGCGTCGATGTGGACGTCGCCGGTCGCCTCGACCTTCAGGTCCAGCGAGCCGTGCACACCGAACGCGGTGAGCATGTGGTCGTAGAACGGCACACCAGTGGCAATCTCCACCTGGCCGGTCCCGTCGAGGTCCAACTGGACCAGGATGGACGACTCCTTGGTGGTGCGCTCGATTTTGCCGACGCGGCTCATCGCTTGACTTCCTTACTCGCTTCGAGGAAAGCGTCGTTCTCTTCCGGGGTGCCGATGGTCACCCGCAGGTGCCCCTCGATGCCCACGTCCCGGATCAGCACGCCGTGGTCCAAATAGGACTGCCAGCTGGCCGGTGCGTCGCTGAACTGTCCGAAAAGGACGAAGTTGGCGTCGCTCGGCACCGGGGTGAAACCCAAGCCCAGCAAGGCTTCCACGACGCGGTCGCGTTCGGCGGAGAGCCGGTGCACCGACGCGAGGGTGGCGTCAGCGTGCCGGAGGGCGGCTCGGGCGGCCGCCTGGGTGACCTTGGAAAGGTGGTACGGCAAGCGGACGAGCTGCAGTGCGTCCACAATGGCCGGTGCGGCGGCGAGGTAGCCCAGCCGTCCGCCCGCGAAGGCGAACGCCTTGCTCATCGTGCGCGAAACGATCAGCTTCGCCGGGTATTCCGCGATCAGCTCGATCGCGCTGGCCTGCGAGGAAAACTCCGCGTACGCCTCGTCCACCACGACGATCCCGGGGGCCGCGTCGAGCACGCCGCGCAACTGGTCCAGCGGGATCGACCCGCCGGTCGGGTTGTTCGGGCTGGTCACGAAGACGATGTCCGGCTTGCGTTCGGCGACCGCTTCCGCCGCCCGCGCGGTGTCGAGCGAGAAGTCCGTGCGGCGCGGCACCGGCAGCCAGTCGGTGCGCGTGCCGGTCGCGATGATCGGGTGCATCGAGTACGACGGTTCGAAGCCCAGCGCGGTGCGGCCGGGACCGCCGAACGCCTGCAGGATCTGCTGCAGGATCTCGTTCGACCCGTTCGCCGCCCAGACGTTGGACTCGGACAGCACCACTCGCGTGGACACCGTCAGGTAATCCGCCAGATCGGTGCGCAGCGCCACCGCGTCGCGATCCGGGTACCGGTGCAGCGACGCGGCTTCAGCGCGGACGGCCTCGGCGACGTCGTCGACCAGCTCGGGCGGCGGCGGGTACGGGTTTTCGTTGGTGTTGAGCCGGATCGGGACATCCAGCTGCGGCGCGCCGTACGGGGTGCGGCCCCGCAGGTCCTCGCGCAGCGGGAGTTCGGCGAGGGTGACCTCGCCGCCGGGGATGGCTTCGTTCATCGGCCGTCTCCTTCGAAACGTGCGGTGACGGCTTCGCCGTGGGCGGGCAGGTCTTCGGCGTTCGCGAGCGAGACGACGCGGGGAGCGATTTCGCGCAGGGCGTCCTCGGAGTAGTCCACGACGTGGATCCCCTTCAGGAAGCTCTGCACCGACAGGCCCGAGGAGTGCCGCGCGAACCCGCCGGTGGGCAGCACGTGGTTCGAGCCCGCGCAGTAGTCGCCCAGCGAAACCGGGGCGTACGCGCCGACGAAAATCGCGCCGGCGTTGCGCACCCGGGCAGCCACTTCCCGGGCGTTGGCGGTCTGGATTTCCAGGTGCTCGGCGGCGTACGCGTCCACCACACGCAAGCCGTCGTCCACAGTGGACACCAGGATGATGCCGGACTGCTTGCCGCCCAGCGCCTGGCCGACGCGCTCGGAGTGCTTCGTCGCGGCTGCCCGCTTCGCCAGCTCGCGATCGACGGCGTCGGCCAGCTCCTCGGAGGTGGTCACCAGGACGCTCGCGGCCAGCGGGTCGTGCTCGGCCTGGCTGATCAGGTCCGCGGCGACGTGCGCCGGGTCGGCCGTCTCGTCGGCGAGGATCGCGATCTCGGTGGGACCGGCCTCGGAGTCGATGCCGATCACGCCGCGGACCAGGCGCTTGGCCGCGGTGAGGTAGATGTTGCCCGGCCCCGTCACGATGTCCACCGGGGCCAGCTCGGCGCCATCGGTGTCGACGCCGCCGTACGCGACCAGCGCGACCGCCTGCGCGCCGCCGACCGCCCAGACCTCGTCCACGCCGAGCAGCGCGGCCGCGGCCAGGATCGTCGGGTGCGGCCGTCCGCCGAACGCGGCCTGCGGCGGCGAGCACACGACCAGCGAGCGCACGCCGGCCAGCTGCGCCGGGACGACGTTCATCACCACGGTCGACGGGTACACCGCCAGCCCGCCCGGCGCGTACAGGCCGACGCGGTCGACCGGCACCCAGCGCTCGGTGACCGTGCCGCCGGGGACGACCTGCGTCGTGACGTCCTGGCGGCGCTGGTCCGAGTGCACCTTCCGGGCGCGCTTGATGGACTCCTCCAGCGCGGCGCGGACCTGCGGGTCCAGCTCGGACAGCGCCTTCGCCAGCTCCTCGGCGGGCACCCGGACCGTCTCCGGGCGCACCTTGTCGAACCGCTCGGTGAACTCGAGGACCGCCTCGACCCCGCGCTCGCGCACCGCCTCGACCACCGGCCGGACGTGATGCAGCGCCGCGTCCACGTCGTACTCGGCGCGCGGAAGCGCGGCACGGAGCTCGGCAGCGGAGGGGACCTGCCCGCGCAGGTCGGTGCGGTTCAACATGGACACCAGGGTACGAGGTGGCCCGCGCGCTCCCGGCAGGGATACTCGGTGACGACCCGCTGTCCCCGGACCAGGGAGGCTCGTGTGCCCCGGATCGCGTTGTGCCAGCTCAACTCGGGCGACGACCCGGAAGAAAACCTGAAAACGGTTCGCTCCGGCGTGGAGGCCGCCGCGGCGGCCGGAGCCAGGGTGGTGGTGTTCCCGGAGGCGACGATGGCCCGCTTCGGCCGCCCGCTCGCCCCGGTGGCCCAGCAGCTGGACGGCCCGTGGGCGTCAGCGGTGGCTTCCGTCGCGGCCGAGCACGACGTGCTGGTGATCGCGGGGATGTTCACGCCCGCGGACAACGGGCGGGTGCGGAACACGCTGCTGGTCACCGGGCTGGGGCAGCATCTCGGGTACGACAAGATCCACCTGTACGACGCGTTCGGGTTCGCGGAGTCGGACACTGTCGCGCCAGGGTTGGAGGTCGTGACGTTCTCCGCGGAGGGGACGGTGTTCGGCGTCGCCACCTGCTATGACCTGCGGTTCCCCGAGCTGTTCCGGCGGCTGGCCGACGACGGGGCGGACGTGGTGGTGGTTCCGGCTTCGTGGGGCGCGGGGGCCGGGAAGCGGGAGCAGTGGGAAGTCCTGGTGCGGGCGCGGGCCCTGGACTCGGGCTGCTGGGTGGCGGCTTGCGGGCAGGCTGATCCTGCGGTGACCGGGGTGGAGGTCAATCCGAAAGCACCGACCGGGATCGGGTACTCGCTGGTGGCGGACGGGTTCGGGCGCGTGGCGGAGCAGGCTGGAGCCGGGGTGGAGATGCTGGTGGTGGATGTCGATCCGGAGGTGGCCGGGAAGGCTCGGACGGCTACTGGGGCGTTGGCGAATCGGCGGCTGTGAATTCGCTGCCGCCTCAGGAACCCGAGCAGGCAGAAGGAAAGCGATGACCGACCACGGCATGATCACGGTCGCCAGCCCCTGGTCCGTCGGAGTGACGATCGACCGGTTGGAGGCCGCGCTCGCCGGC
Encoded here:
- a CDS encoding MMPL family transporter codes for the protein MAPFLYRLGRLSFRRRALVAAVWALVLMALGAGALTLSGKLSDSVTIPGTESQQAIDRLAEHFPQAAAGGGTARVAIAAPDGQKITDPAGQAAVEGVVGKLKSAPKVAGVVDPFQAKSVSPDGRVALAQVSYQVKGFELSDSDRQALLATGDHAKQLGYQVEYGGDAVQGIPATGATEGLGVAVAAVVLIITFGSLLAAGIPLLTALIGVGVGMAGIMLASGSMELNSNTPVLALMIGLAVGIDYALFIVSRYRHELAEGREPEEAAGRAVGTAGSAVVFAGLTVIIALAGLTVVGIPFLGQMGVAAAATVVVAVLIALTLLPAVLGFAGARVGSNKIRVRRRTEGPTHGERWARFVARHRVPVLLAALVGLAVVAIPALSMQLGLPNDSTAAPDTTQRKAYDLVSKGFGEGANGPLLVVVDTGPNHNPEALKQAAADIGKLPDVAAVTPPKVNPAGDTAVLTVIPKSGPSSTQTEDLVSAIRAQSAPLQENTGGSLAVTGQTAANIDVSQKLSDAMLPYLALIVGLAFLLLMLVFRSVVVPLKATLGFLGSVVATFGAVVAVFQWGWLTDLLGVASTGPIMSMLPILLIGVLFGLAMDYQVFLVTRMREEHVHGAEPQEAMVTGFRHGARVVVAAALIMISVFAGFVLAESTLIQSIGFALAFGVLVDAFVIRMTIVPAVMSLLGRGAWWLPKWLDRILPNVDVEGEGLVRELGTPGDDERELTRV
- a CDS encoding GNAT family N-acetyltransferase, which codes for MIDDTVRTWVAGWALSRQTPPPVEKPWGLFVEVPDNPAEVGRHVLPVAEESLVRAAAGAVSEPRTWLKTPAEPETLEPWMPEGWIVARQETGHLMATDLLATNPVAPEGYTVTAEISGAVTFLRVLDASGEQAAKGQMARVGDAVIVDRVVTEETHRRRGLGGFVMRTLADRAVSDGAVLGVLGATDAGRALYETLGWKKHATLAECIYQPLES
- a CDS encoding MBL fold metallo-hydrolase — protein: MAFTVTVLGSATPYPRPDAPCSGYLVRHEDTAIWLDAGPGTLAALQEHVSPAELDAIWISHLHADHVADLLPAVYALLFADLRLRRPIPLYGPSGTAARISAFLSNTGRAPIEEAFAVRELHDGRRTRVGGLQLETVAVSHGFPAFGVRITDGERTFAYSGDTGPCEALSTLAEGTDLFLCEADSIEPSAEHLTPAEAGRAAAGAARLVLTHLGHTVTARDAVRLAAEHFPGPVAYAAPRTVFRV
- the hisB gene encoding imidazoleglycerol-phosphate dehydratase HisB; its protein translation is MSRVGKIERTTKESSILVQLDLDGTGQVEIATGVPFYDHMLTAFGVHGSLDLKVEATGDVHIDAHHTVEDTAIVLGQALRQALGDKSGIRRFGDAWIPMDETLAHAAIDVSGRPYCVHVGEPEEYNTFTIGNNYPFVLTRHVFDSLAFHAQIALHVRVIHGRDPHHIAEAEYKAVARALRAATEPDPRAGGIPSTKGVL
- a CDS encoding histidinol-phosphate transaminase, whose translation is MNEAIPGGEVTLAELPLREDLRGRTPYGAPQLDVPIRLNTNENPYPPPPELVDDVAEAVRAEAASLHRYPDRDAVALRTDLADYLTVSTRVVLSESNVWAANGSNEILQQILQAFGGPGRTALGFEPSYSMHPIIATGTRTDWLPVPRRTDFSLDTARAAEAVAERKPDIVFVTSPNNPTGGSIPLDQLRGVLDAAPGIVVVDEAYAEFSSQASAIELIAEYPAKLIVSRTMSKAFAFAGGRLGYLAAAPAIVDALQLVRLPYHLSKVTQAAARAALRHADATLASVHRLSAERDRVVEALLGLGFTPVPSDANFVLFGQFSDAPASWQSYLDHGVLIRDVGIEGHLRVTIGTPEENDAFLEASKEVKR
- the hisD gene encoding histidinol dehydrogenase, which translates into the protein MLNRTDLRGQVPSAAELRAALPRAEYDVDAALHHVRPVVEAVRERGVEAVLEFTERFDKVRPETVRVPAEELAKALSELDPQVRAALEESIKRARKVHSDQRRQDVTTQVVPGGTVTERWVPVDRVGLYAPGGLAVYPSTVVMNVVPAQLAGVRSLVVCSPPQAAFGGRPHPTILAAAALLGVDEVWAVGGAQAVALVAYGGVDTDGAELAPVDIVTGPGNIYLTAAKRLVRGVIGIDSEAGPTEIAILADETADPAHVAADLISQAEHDPLAASVLVTTSEELADAVDRELAKRAAATKHSERVGQALGGKQSGIILVSTVDDGLRVVDAYAAEHLEIQTANAREVAARVRNAGAIFVGAYAPVSLGDYCAGSNHVLPTGGFARHSSGLSVQSFLKGIHVVDYSEDALREIAPRVVSLANAEDLPAHGEAVTARFEGDGR
- a CDS encoding carbon-nitrogen hydrolase family protein, translated to MPRIALCQLNSGDDPEENLKTVRSGVEAAAAAGARVVVFPEATMARFGRPLAPVAQQLDGPWASAVASVAAEHDVLVIAGMFTPADNGRVRNTLLVTGLGQHLGYDKIHLYDAFGFAESDTVAPGLEVVTFSAEGTVFGVATCYDLRFPELFRRLADDGADVVVVPASWGAGAGKREQWEVLVRARALDSGCWVAACGQADPAVTGVEVNPKAPTGIGYSLVADGFGRVAEQAGAGVEMLVVDVDPEVAGKARTATGALANRRL